A single window of Rhodamnia argentea isolate NSW1041297 chromosome 5, ASM2092103v1, whole genome shotgun sequence DNA harbors:
- the LOC115752378 gene encoding caffeoylshikimate esterase produces the protein MDPALTLRFRLPELSLFRRKSDPRSTLFRLGVRAKAGLSSTSPPSLKTRLTVAAKKRPPIDGLSDELNAIASQSLDFAPARRRVRAAFSEVQRQLDHCLFKLAPAGIRTEEWYETNSNGLQIFCKSWLPKAGVRIKGAVCFCHGYGDTCTFFFEGIARHFASQGYAVYALDHPGFGLSDGLHGYISNFDDLVDNVIEQYTKIKERPEVRGLPCFILGQSMGGAVTLKVHLKQPDSWDGVVLVAPMCKISDAVRPPEAVVKVLTLMSSILPKAKLFPQKDLAEVAFRDLKKRKMAVYNVICYNDQTRLQTASELLRATNDIESQVDKVSSPLLILHGAGDKLTDPSVSKFLYEKASTKDKTLKLYEGGYHCILEGESDEKIFMALDDIVSWLDSRCSLK, from the exons ATGGACCCTGCGCTGACCCTCAGGTTCCGGTTGCCGGAGCTGTCCCTGTTTCGCCGGAAAAGCGACCCTCGGAGTACTCTTTTCCGACTAGGGGTGCGGGCGAAAGCGGGCCTGAGCTCCACATCGCCGCCGTCGCTCAAGACTCGGTTGACCGTCGCCGCCAAGAAAAGGCCGCCGATTGATGGGCTCAGCGACGAGCTGAACGCGATCGCGTCGCAGAGCCTGGACTTCGCGCCTGCTAGGAGAAGGGTCCGAGCCGCGTTCAGCGAGGTCCAGCGACAGCTCGATCATTGCTTGTTCAAG CTGGCTCCTGCTGGGATCAGAACAGAGGAG TGGTATGAGACAAACTCAAACGGTCTCCAAATTTTCTGTAAGAGCTGGTTACCTAAAGCAGGTGTTCGAATTAAAGGCGCAGTTTGTTTTTGCCACGGCTATGGTGATACTTGCACTTTCTTCTTTGAAG GTATCGCCAGGCACTTTGCTTCTCAAGGATATGCTGTTTATGCTTTGGACCACCCAGGTTTTGGCCTTTCAGATGGATTGCATGGTTACATCTCAAACTTCGATGATTTAGTCGACAATGTCATTGAACAATACACGAAAATCAAAG aGAGACCTGAAGTGAGAGGATTGCCTTGCTTTATATTGGGACAGTCCATGGGTGGAGCTGTTACTCTCAAGGTTCATCTAAAACAGCCTGATTCATGGGATGGAGTCGTGCTTGTTGCCCCGATGTGTAAA ATTTCAGATGCTGTTAGACCACCTGAAGCAGTTGTAAAAGTGTTGACCCTTATGTCTAGCATTCTGCCAAAAGCAAAGCTCTTCCCACAGAAGGATCTTGCTGAGGTGGCTTTCAGAGacttgaagaaaaggaaaatg GCTGTCTACAATGTGATTTGCTACAATGACCAGACACGACTGCAGACTGCCTCAGAACTTTTGAGGGCAACTAATGATATTGAGTCACAAGTAGACAAG GTTTCATCTCCATTGCTGATTCTTCATGGAGCGGGTGATAAGCTGACAGATCCTTCAGTTAGTAAGTTTCTCTACGAAAAAGCCTCTACCAAGGATAAAACCTTAAAGCTTTATGAAGGAGGGTATCACTGCATTCTTGAAGGCGAATCTGATGAAAAGATATTTATGGCCCTAGATGATATTGTTTCATGGCTGGATTCTCGGTGTTCCCTCAAGTAG
- the LOC115754199 gene encoding uncharacterized protein LOC115754199, with protein sequence MVSLTSVDRSRLQSSAKRLYLHSIGIGVDRLTSRYKIVRVSCFAHGLRAVAHWAEVLDQGSRSWRDIGSAPSSLILRDPVSAAGSIHWKAEGRGGVIRISSFDVTKEEFEWTPCPELQKNAHLVDLQGVLGLVDCSRQESIDVWVMEESKRWMKQYSVRLPLPIALNRWKSLGDSLDLVGRVMALRRSESSWTFYDPGSDKMKNVREADSNRSLVRAVASITLSLLLPAKLWNSGVGEIRMY encoded by the exons ATGGTCTCGCTGACGAGCGTCGACCGGTCGCGCCTGCAGTCGAGCGCCAAGCGGTTGTACCTGCACAGTATCGGAATCGGGGTGGACCGCCTCACCAGCCGGTACAAGATCGTGCGAGTGAGCTGCTTTGCCCACGGACTTAGGGCTGTGGCACATTGGGCAGAGGTCCTTGATCAGGGCTCGCGGTCATGGAGGGACATAGGAAGCGCCCCTTCCAGCCTCATCCTCAGAGACCCCGTGTCCGCCGCCGGATCGATCCACTGGAAAGCCGAGGGCAGAGGCGGAGTCATCAGGATCTCTTCCTTCGACGTAACGAAGGAGGAGTTCGAGTGGACTCCGTGCCCGGAGCTTCAAAAAAACGCGCACCTGGTGGACCTCCAGGGAGTTCTGGGGCTCGTCGACTGCTCACGCCAGGAGAGTATAGACGTGTGGGTGATGGAGGAGAGCAAACGGTGGATGAAGCAGTATAGTGTCCGTCTGCCGTTGCCG ATCGCGCTCAACCGCTGGAAGAGCTTAGGTGATAGTCTTGATCTTGTTGGCCGAGTGATGGCGCTCAGACGCTCGGAGAGCTCCTGGACTTTTTATGATCCTGGGAGTGACAAGATGAAGAATGTGCGGGAAGCCGACAGCAACAGGTCGCTGGTTAGAGCTGTAGCTAGCATCACCTTGAGTTTGCTTTTGCCGGCCAAGTTGTGGAACAGCGGCGTTGGGGAAATAAGGATGTACTAA